From Primulina huaijiensis isolate GDHJ02 chromosome 15, ASM1229523v2, whole genome shotgun sequence, one genomic window encodes:
- the LOC140958532 gene encoding profilin-1-like, giving the protein MSWQTYVDEHLMCDVDGVHLTAAAIIGQDGSVWAQSSTFPQFKPEEMSNIAKDFGEPGFLAPTGLYLGGHKYMVIQGEPGAVIRGKKGAGGITIKKTGQALIFGLYEEPMTPGQCNMVVEKMGDYLIDQGL; this is encoded by the exons ATGTCGTGGCAGACTTACGTGGACGAGCACTTGATGTGCGATGTGGACGGCGTTCACCTCACCGCCGCCGCCATCATCGGCCAAGACGGGAGCGTCTGGGCCCAGAGCTCCACCTTCCCTCAG TTCAAACCCGAGGAGATGTCTAACATTGCAAAGGATTTTGGGGAGCCTGGATTTCTTGCTCCCACTGGACTATACCTTGGAGGCCACAAGTATATGGTGATTCAAGGGGAGCCTGGCGCTGTTATTCGTGGAAAGAAG GGGGCTGGCGGTATAACCATAAAGAAAACTGGGCAAGCTCTCATTTTCGGCCTCTATGAGGAACCGATGACGCCTGGACAGTGCAACATGGTTGTTGAGAAAATGGGAGACTACCTTATCGACCAGGGCCTGTAG